In a single window of the Anaerolineae bacterium genome:
- the hemL gene encoding glutamate-1-semialdehyde 2,1-aminomutase, translated as MAHRKSAELFAVAQRLIPGGVNSPVRAFRGVGGTPRFIERGQGPYIWDADGHRYVDYVLSWGPLILGHAHPRVVEAITRQAHCGTSFGAPTELETRLAELITERMPTIEMVRFVNSGTEATMSALRLARAFTGRDKIIKFEGCYHGHADMLLVQAGSGVATLGLPDSPGVPSGATQDTLVAPYNDLNAVTKLFEEYPNAIAAIIVEPVAGNMGVVLPTGGFLAGLRNLCARYGALLIFDEVMTGFRVHPGGAQTLYGISPDLTCLGKVIGGGLPVGAYGGRREIMQMVAPAGPMYQAGTLSGNPLAMAAGIATLEELREASVWEELERKTRRLCQGIDQAAQAAGVPIYQTRVGSMFCIFFQAGPVTDYASAKRSDTARYARFFHAMLEQGVYLAPSQFEAGFLSTAHGDEEIEATIAAAQRAFAMV; from the coding sequence ATGGCTCATCGTAAATCCGCCGAGTTGTTCGCGGTTGCGCAGCGGCTGATCCCTGGTGGGGTCAACAGCCCCGTTCGTGCCTTTCGAGGAGTAGGAGGGACCCCCCGTTTTATCGAGCGCGGTCAAGGACCGTACATCTGGGACGCCGATGGCCACCGTTATGTAGACTACGTGCTGAGCTGGGGGCCGCTCATCCTAGGTCATGCCCACCCGCGCGTCGTGGAAGCCATCACCCGCCAGGCCCACTGCGGCACTAGCTTCGGGGCTCCCACGGAGCTGGAGACCCGCCTGGCTGAGCTCATCACTGAGCGGATGCCGACTATCGAGATGGTACGCTTTGTCAACTCCGGCACTGAGGCGACTATGAGTGCGCTCCGCTTAGCGCGAGCCTTCACTGGCCGTGACAAGATCATCAAGTTCGAGGGATGTTACCATGGCCACGCCGACATGCTGCTGGTGCAAGCGGGGAGCGGCGTCGCTACGCTGGGCCTGCCCGATTCGCCCGGGGTACCCAGCGGTGCTACCCAGGACACCCTGGTGGCACCATACAATGACCTCAATGCTGTGACCAAGCTCTTCGAGGAATATCCCAATGCCATCGCAGCCATCATCGTCGAGCCAGTGGCCGGGAACATGGGGGTGGTGTTGCCTACTGGGGGATTCCTCGCCGGCCTGCGCAACCTGTGCGCACGCTATGGTGCCCTCCTGATCTTCGATGAGGTGATGACAGGTTTTCGGGTACATCCTGGCGGCGCGCAGACGTTATACGGTATCAGCCCAGACCTCACTTGCCTGGGCAAGGTGATCGGTGGTGGGTTGCCCGTGGGAGCATACGGTGGCCGGCGTGAGATCATGCAGATGGTGGCCCCGGCCGGCCCCATGTATCAGGCCGGCACCCTCAGCGGCAATCCACTGGCGATGGCTGCCGGCATCGCCACACTGGAGGAGTTACGAGAGGCGAGCGTATGGGAGGAGTTGGAGCGCAAGACCCGTCGGCTGTGTCAGGGGATTGATCAGGCGGCACAAGCTGCAGGCGTGCCCATTTACCAGACACGGGTGGGAAGCATGTTTTGCATCTTCTTCCAGGCTGGTCCGGTGACCGACTATGCATCGGCCAAGCGGAGTGACACGGCCCGCTACGCGCGCTTCTTCCACGCCATGCTCGAGCAAGGGGTATACTTGGCGCCCTCGCAGTTCGAAGCAGGGTTCCTGTCCACGGCTCATGGCGATGAGGAGATTGAGGCCACCATTGCGGCGGCGCAGCGCGCCTTCGCAATGGTGTGA